One genomic window of Medicago truncatula cultivar Jemalong A17 chromosome 1, MtrunA17r5.0-ANR, whole genome shotgun sequence includes the following:
- the LOC25482940 gene encoding non-classical arabinogalactan protein 31, producing the protein MSSSSISSLISSSLLKKTTIPITKPLYTTNLSSKKPPSLLCIPTSALFSNSNNIPEYPGKGPPEFPFKPETEPPSFPKENPTIPTREPEVDPSVPPEIVIDPPQFNPFHDPNPNPKPDAPKPPLTPPGQDMPFPIPDVVPPRPPPDVVPPCPPGPDIVPPPSTPPIPPPTGPSIIL; encoded by the coding sequence atgtcatcatcatcaatctcTTCATTAATCTCATCCTCACTCCTAAAGAAAACCACCATCCCAATTACCAAACCTCTCTACACCACAAATTTATCCTCCAAAAAACCTCCATCATTACTTTGTATCCCTACATCGGCTCTTTTCTCAAATAGTAATAATATACCCGAATACCCGGGTAAAGGCCCACCCGAATTCCCCTTTAAACCCGAAACCGAACCTCCTTCATTTCCTAAAGAGAACCCAACCATTCCAACACGTGAACCTGAAGTAGACCCAAGTGTGCCACCCGAAATAGTTATTGATCCTCCTCAGTTCAACCCGTTTCATGACCCGAATCCAAACCCGAAACCGGATGCTCCAAAACCACCACTAACTCCTCCTGGACAAGATATGCCGTTTCCCATACCGGATGTAGTACCGCCGCGGCCACCACCGGATGTCGTTCCTCCGTGTCCTCCTGGACCGGATATTGTTCCACCGCCATCTACTCCGCCGATACCACCACCCACAGGACCAAGTATTATTTTGTAG